Proteins encoded in a region of the Zea mays cultivar B73 chromosome 4, Zm-B73-REFERENCE-NAM-5.0, whole genome shotgun sequence genome:
- the LOC103653485 gene encoding uncharacterized protein, whose amino-acid sequence MARASTAEGDRARQRRERAEGKTQGKTGGELGGHGWSTAARDAGRSAWRRRAGNFTAGRRPERETRCRELQGRTAPWELRRRLWIAKAVRGQPRSKDDCGLASWRPRYNQRSLARAELHGCMMLKRPGEVDHCRGGSQARRAGKYAQEKLSTEGEELERAEEELLRACRSAW is encoded by the coding sequence ATGGCCAGAGCGAGCACTGCTGAAGGGGACCGAGCTCGACAAAGGCGCGAGCGAGCAGAGGGCAAAACGCAGGGGAAAACTGGAGGGGAGCTTGGCGGCCATGGCTGGAGCACCGCAGCGCGCGACGCTGGGAGATCGGCATGGCGCAGGCGCGCAGGGAACTTCACGGCTGGAAGGAGACCAGAGAGAGAGACGCGGTGCAGGGAGCTTCAGGGAAGAACGGCGCCATGGGAGCTTCGACGGCGGCTATGGATAGCGAAAGCTGTGCGCGGCCAGCCAAGGAGCAAGGACGACTGCGGTCTGGCGAGCTGGAGGCCAAGGTATAACCAGAGGAGCTTGGCGAGGGCAGAGCTTCATGGCTGCATGATGCTGAAACGACCAGGCGAGGTCGACCACTGCAGGGGCGGCAGCCAAGCACGACGAGCAGGGAAGTACGCCCAAGAAAAGCTGAGCACGGAGGGAGAAGAACTGGAGCGTGCTGAGGAGGAACTGTTGCGCGCCTGCCGTTCGGCATGGTGA